A genomic segment from Anopheles maculipalpis chromosome X, idAnoMacuDA_375_x, whole genome shotgun sequence encodes:
- the LOC126560926 gene encoding RNA-binding motif protein, X-linked 2 yields the protein MKNVLQLSKQDLKHIGKSSWHDQYKNSAWIFVGGLLYDLTEGDILCVFSQYGEIVNVNLVRDKATGKSKGFAFICYEDQRSTVLAVDNLNGIKLVGKTIRVDHVDDYRPPKETDKTDTETRQLYMEGCAPEVMMQRDKERKTRSTIPEQKVERRSKYADVKVKQEVREPSIKQEKERR from the coding sequence atgaaaaatgtCCTGCAGCTCAGCAAACAGGATCTCAAACATATCGGCAAAAGCTCCTGGCACGATCAGTACAAAAACAGTGCGTGGATATTTGTCGGTGGGCTGCTGTACGACCTTACCGAAGGTGACATCCTTTGCGTGTTTTCACAGTACGGTGAGATCGTGAATGTAAACTTGGTCCGCGACAAGGCAACAGGAAAGTCGAAAGGATTCGCATTCATCTGCTACGAAGACCAACGGTCGACCGTACTGGCGGTGGACAATCTGAACGGTATCAAGCTGGTCGGCAAAACGATACGCGTTGACCATGTGGACGATTATCGGCCACCGAAGGAAACGGACAAAACCGATACGGAAACGCGCCAGCTGTACATGGAAGGGTGCGCACCGGAAGTGATGATGCAGCGGGATAAGGAGAGGAAAACACGCTCCACCATCCCGGAGCAGAAGGTTGAACGACGTTCGAAATATGCGGATGTAAAGGTTAAGCAGGAAGTACGGGAACCATCCATTAAgcaggagaaagagagacgaTAG